The genomic interval TGTTCAAAGCCCTCCCGCGATTTGCCGCTGAAAACATGCTTCGGGAATGCCGGCTTGCACCGCTCGTAAAACTTGTCCTTGTCGACAGCACCAGCACGAACATCAGGTACGAACGCTGCAAAAACGACCCAGAGAAGGAGGCATGTTTTCATCTGTTTACCTTTGCGGATTGAATTCACCATGCAGGCACTGGCCCGTGGATAAACGCCGTGGTCATGTGCGTTACTCGAGGGAGTTATCTGGATTTGACTTCTGGTTTTATTCTACCGCTGTTCGTTCGGGCGGTATCGCCTTTTTTTCGAATACGGTATCGCCGATCGCGACAACCGTCGTGGCCAAGCGGGGAAGTAGGCAATCGCTCGGCTGCCATCGGCGTCGATGCGGCAGGGTGGAGCGTTGCACCGATCGCAAAAGCCAGCGGGAGGGCGAACAAGACTTTTTTCATGAAAGGCGCCTGTCAGTAGTGGCAGTCCGTCGTGAATTGACATGCGCACGATTTGGTTCGTCGCGGCCGCTTTGTCTAAGATTTGTCGCAGTATAATCAGAATTAAATGGGACAATATCGGGACACTACTATGACTACCTCCACTGCAATGGAACAAGATCGCATCACCTACCGTAGTGGCGCCGCAGCCCGGCTGGCTGGCTTGCCAGTCGAAACGCTGCGCATCTGGGAGCGTCGCTACGACCTGTCCAATGCCCAACGTTCCGAGCGTGGACAGCGCCTGTATTCGGCCGAGCAGGTGGCGCGTCTTGGACTGCTGAAGCAGCTGGTCGACCAGGGACATGCGATTGGCGTGCTTGCAGCCCTGTCGCGCGAGCAGTTGCAGGCGATGCTCGCGTCAGCGGGAGCAGGCGTACAAGCGGGCAGCGCCAGGGTGCCGGTCCTGCTGGTCGGGACCGGGCTGGCGCGACGCGTGGCGGCCGAGCGTGAAGGGTTCGGCCTCGACGTTCGGGCCAGCTATGCCAGTCTGGAGCAGGTTGCCGAGGGCGAAGAGGGAAGTGGCGCGCAGGTGCTCGTCGTCGAACGATCCGAGATCGACGAAACGATCCTGCCCCTGCTTGCCGCGGCGCGCGCGTTTTCCGGCGTGGCAGCAGTTGTCGTGTTGTACCGGTTCTGCGGCAGCGCCACGATTCGTGCGTTGCGCGCACAGGGTTGCCTCGTGGTGCGCGTTCCGGGCGACCTCGGCGAGCTGGCGCTGCTGTGCCGTTCGGCATTGACTGGACAACGGCTGCCCCAGCCGGAGGCGGCCCTGGAATCGGCAGCGGAGACGGTCGCGCCCCCTCGTTTCGACGAGGAAGCGCTGGCGGCAATGTCGGCCGCGAGCAAGCGCCTGATGTGCGAATGCCCTCGCCACCTGTCGGACTTGCTGATGATGCTGTTCAGTTTTGAGCGCTACAGTGCCAGCTGCGCCAACCGCAACCCCGACGATGCGCGCCTGCATGCGCAATTGGGGCAGGCGGCGGGGCAGGCCCGCATGGTGCTGGAACAGGCCATGGAGAAACTCGCCATCGCCGAAGGGCTGCCCTTGCCCTGGGAGCGCAAGTGAGGCTTGGGAGCGCCTGCCTGGCGATGCGCATGCACACTGCGCTCGTCACTGGAACTGGCTGAGTGGAAAACAAAAACGCCACCCGAAGGTGGCGTCTTGTTTGCATCGTGACCGATGCTGAATTCTTGGTGGCCCGGGGCGGAATCGAACCACCGACACAAGGATTTTCAATCCTCTGCTCTACCAACTGAGCTACCAGGCCAAGAGAGGCATGATTATAGCCAGCCGTAGCGCGCCGTGCAAGTCCCCGCTGCAACTTTCTTCGGAGTCCAGGCGGCCGAAGACTGGCGCGGCCGCTGCGCTACCGGTTTTGACATGCCGCTATAATGCTCGGATGACGACACCTACCTTTACCGCACACCAGATCAGCGATGTCTGCATCGTCGGCAATGGTGCCATCGCCAAGACGGCGGCCCTCGGTTTCGCCCAGGCCGGGCACAGCGTCACGCTGCTGGTGCCGCCCAGGCCGCCGGGTGAGGGTGCTGCCTCCAGCGGGAGTGAAAAGCCCTGGGACGTGCGCGTCTATGCGCTCAACCACACGGCCCAGGCGCTGCTGGACTCGCTGAAGGTCTGGGGCGCGCTGGACGGGGCGCGCGTGGCGCCGGTCGATGCGATGGCGGTGAACGGCGACGGCAAGAACGGCGGCAGCCTCGGTTTCGATGCCTTTGGCGCCCATACCGGCGCGCTGGCCTGGATCGTCGAGGACAGCAACCTGAACGACGCGCTCGACGCCGCCCTGAAGTTTGCCCACAAGGTGCAGGTCGTCAGCGGTGTCGCCAGCTGCCTGACCTGCGGTCCAGAAGGCGCGCAGGTCGCGCTCGAGGATGGCCGCAAGCTCGATGCCAGCCTGGTCGTTGGCGCCGACGGCCGCGATTCCTGGGTGCGCGGGCAATGCGACATCGGCATCGACTACCGCTCGTATCACCAGCGCGCCATCGTCACCAATTTCTCCTGCGAAAAGCCGCACCACGGCGTGGCCCACCAGTGGTTCACCTGCAGCGACGGCATCATCGCCCTGCTGCCGCTGCCGGGAAACCGCGTATCGCTGGTGTGGTCGGCACCGGAAACCCTGGCTGCCACCCTCATGGACGAATCGATGGGGGAACTGGCGGTGCGCCTGTGCGAATACGCCGACGCCCCGCTTGGTACCTTGAAACCGCTGCAGCCGGAAGCGGTGAAATCCGTGCCGCTGGCGCTGGTGCGTCCGCACGCGCTGGTCGCGCCCCATGTCGCCCTGATCGGCGACGCCGCGCACGCGGTCCATCCGCTCGCCGGCCACGGCATGAACCTCGGTTTCGGCGACATCAAGGACTTGCTGCGCGTGGTGGCCGGGCGCGAGGAGCACCGCTCGGTTGGCGACGAACGGGTGCTGGCGCGCTATGCACGGGCACGCAAGGAAGACGTGCTTCTCATGCAACTGGCGACCGACGGCCTCGAGCGCCTGTTCGGCGCCAACCTCGAGCCGCTGCGCGTCGCGCGCAATTTGGGTTTAAACTTGCTCGATAAATTGCCCTTCGTTAAGCGCCAACTGATGGCGCACGCCCTCGGCAAATAAACTTTAAGGATCCATCGTGATGGTAAAAACGAAGATCGCCGCGCTGCTGGCGCTGGGGATGATGGCATCGTGCGTCGGTGCCGAAAACAGCGCGGAAGCGAACATTCGCAAGAACATCGAGCCACGCCTGGGCGGCGCCAAGATCCAGTCGATCCGCCAGACCCCGTACAGCGGCCTGTACGAACTGCGCGTCGGCGGCGACATCCTGTACGCCGACAAGAAGGGGCAGTACCTGTTCATCGGCCATGTGTACGACGCCAAGTCGTCGCAGAACCTGACGCGCACGCGCATGGAGCAGCTGAGCAAGGTCAAGTTCTCCGACCTGCCGCTGGACCTGGCACTGAAGCAGGTGAAGGGCGACGGCAAGCGCACCATCGCCGTGTTCGAGGATCCGAACTGCGGCTACTGCAAGCGCCTGCGCCAGACCACCCTGAAGGAACTGGATAACGTCACCATCTACACCTTCATGTACAACATCCTGAACGAGGATTCGATCGCGAAGTCGCGCAACATCTGGTGCGCACCGGACAAGATGCAGGCCTGGGACGACTGGATGATCGATAACAAGCTGCCGCCGGCGGCAGCGGAAGATTGCAAGGCGCCGCACGAACAGGTCCTGGAACTGGGCCAGAAGCTCAATATCCAGGGCACGCCGGCGATCTTCTTCACCGACGGCACCCGCATCCCGGGCGCGGTCGACCTGCCTGCGCTGGAAGCGAAGCTGAAGTCGATCAAGAAGTAACGCAAGCACGTCTACAGGTAGCCGATATGGTCCAGCTCGAAATCAATGGGCGCGCAACGCAGGTCGACGCCGATCCGGCCACGCCCATCCTGTGGGCGCTGCGCGACAACCTGAACCTGACCGGCACCAAGTTCGGTTGCGGCGCCGCCCTGTGCGGTGCCTGCACCGTGCACCTGGACGGCCAGCCGGTACGCGCCTGCGTCACGCCGATCGGTTCGGCCGTCGGCCACCGCATCACGACCATCGAGGCAATGCACCAGGATCCGGTCGGCAAGGCGGTGCAGGCCGCCTGGATCCGGCACGACGTGCCGCAGTGCGGCTACTGCCAGAGCGGCCAGGTCATGAGCGCCACCGCGCTGCTGCGCACAAATAAAACGCCAACCGACGCCGACATCGACGCCGCCATGAGCGGCAACATCTGCCGCTGCGGCACCTACCAGCGCATCCGCGCGGCCATCAGGATGCCGCCACCACCCCTGGCCTGAACCCCGCGACGACTCGATGAACCCGGTCGGCATCCTGCTCGCGGCCGGCCGCGGGCGCCGCTTCGATCCGCTCGGCCGCCAGAACAAACTGCTGCAAGCGCTGCCCGGCGGCGACGCCGTGGTGGTGGCCAGTGCACGCCACCTGCTTGCCGTTCTTCCGCGCGTGGTCGCGGTCGTGCCGCCCGAGGATGGCGGCGTGGGCGAGGCCTTGCGCGCGCTGGGCGTCGAGGTCACCGTGTGCCCTGACGCCGACAGCGGCATGGCCGCGTCGCTCGTCCACGCCATCCGCCATTCGCTGCCGCAGGCGGACGCCTGGCTGGTGGCCCTCGGCGACATGCCGCACGTGGCGCCGGCCACCCTGCGTGCCCTGCTCGAAGCGCTGGCCGCGGGCGCGCAGATTGCCGCGCCTACCTACCGCGGGCAGCGCGGCAACCCGGTCGCATTCGGTCAAGGACACCTGCCTGCGCTGCTGGCGCTGGAAGGCGACGCCGGCGCGCGCGGCCTGCTCAGGTCCTGCCCGGTGCGCGAGGTAGCGGTCTGCGACCCTGGCATCCTGCGCGACATCGATACCCCCGCCGACCTGTAGGCCCCGCTTCCTTGCTGTTGTGGGTGCCCTGGCGCATGTTGCCGAGCGTGTTGAATCCGTTACACTAGACGAATCGGCACGACTTCTTTCGTCATCATGAAAAAAACAACCCAGAAAAAGCAGCCTGCGATCCACTACACCATCGTCCCGAAAGACCTGGCGGGACACCTGTTCAATGTGAGCGTCACGGTCGCGACGCCAAGCGCCGATGGCCAGGTGTTCGCGCTGCCGGCATGGATCCCGGGCAGCTACATGATCCGCGAATTCGCGCGCAACATCGTGCGCATCCGCGCCGAAGCGAACGGCATTCCCGTCGCCCTCGCCAAGCTCGACAAGCACTCCTGGCAGGCCGCACCGGCCGAAGGCCCGCTCACGCTGCACTACGAGGTCTATGCCTGGGACCTGTCGGTGCGCGCCGCCCACCTCGACCAGACCCACGGCTTCTTCAACGGCACCAGCGTGTTCCTGCGCGTGCTTGGCCAGGAGGCGGTTGCGCATACGGTCGACATCCAGCGGCCAGCCGACCCGGCGGCCAAGCAATGGCGTGTCGCGACCGCGATGAAGGAAGCCGGCGCCAAGCGCTACGGCTTCGGCACTTACATCGCCGCCGACTACGACGAGCTGATCGACCATCCGGTGGAAATGGGCGACTTCGCCCTAAGCACGTTCAAAGCCCACGGGATCCCGCACGACATCGTCATCACCGGGCGCGTGCCGAACCTCGACATGGCGCGGTTGCAGGCTGACCTGAAAGCGATCTGCGAAGCGCAAATCGCCTTCTTCGAGCCGAGCACGAAACGCGCGCCGATGGACCGCTACGTCTTCATGACGATGGCAGTGGGCGACGGCTACGGCGGCCTGGAGCACCGCGCCTCGACGGCCCTGATCTGCGCGCGTGGCGACTTGCCGGGCAGCGCGACGGTGCAGGCCGGGGAGCCAAACGAGGGCTACCTGAAATTCCTCGGCCTGTGCAGCCACGAGTACTTCCACACCTGGAACGTCAAGCGCATCAAGCCGGCCGCGTTCGCGCCCTACGACCTGCAGGCGGAAAACTACACGCCGCTCCTGTGGCTGTTCGAGGGTTTCACCAGCTATTACGACGACCTGATGCTGGTGCGCGCCGGGATCATTGGCGAGCCGACCTATTTCAAGCTGCTCGGTAAAACGGTCGGCAGCGTGCTGCGCGGGAGCGGGCGCACCAAGCAGAGCGTGGCCGATTCCAGCTTCGATGCCTGGAGCAAGTACTACCGCCAGGACGAGAATTCGCCGAATGCGATCATCAGCTACTACACCAAGGGTTCCCTGATCGCGCTGGCTTTCGACCTGACGATTCGTGCGAAGACGAATGGTGCGAAGTCGCTCGACGACGTCATGCGCGCGCTGTGGGAACGCTACGGGCGCGACTTCTACGAAGGCGCCGGCCGCGGCGTCACCGAACAGGAGGTGGAAGCCCTGTTCGACGAGGTCAGCGGCCTGAAGCTGCGCGCCATGTTCGACAAATACGTGCGCGGCACGGAGGACCTGCCGCTGGCCAAGCTGTTTGCGCCGCTGGGCGTGAAGCTGGTCGACGAGCGCAAGAAGGGCAAGCCTTCGCTGGACGCCAGCATCGGCCGCGACCCGCTGGGCGCGAAGCTGACGCAGGTGCACGAGGGCGGGGCGGCGCACCAGGCCGGCCTGTCGGCGCTGGACGTCATCATCGCCATCGACGGCCTGCGCGTGAGCGGCAACCCGCCGAATGTCGACGCGCTGCTGGCACGCTACCGCGTGGGCGACAAGGTCGTCGTGCATGCCTTCCGCCGCGACGAATTGATGGCCTTCGACCTGACCCTGCAGGGCGAGCGCGTGCCGGGGATTACCCTGTCGCAGGCGGTGCCGGGCAAGAAATCTTCACCGATCACGCGCCCGAGCGCGGTGTAATCCTGCTGTCGGGAGCCCGCGCCGCGCGCTCTCGCCTTTCCTGCATCCCCGCCCATCGAAGAGGCTATCCGTGAAAAAAACCGTCGCCGCCACCGTCCTGGCTTCCCTTGCACTTCCGGTACTGGCCCAGTCCCCCGCACCCTTGAAGAACGAGGTGGCGGCCAGGGTCAATGCCATGTATCCGTGGCTCGACACGGTCTACAAGGACTTGCACGCGCACCCGGAAATCGCCTTCCAGGAAGTGCGCACGGCGGGCAAGCTGGCCGGCGAAATGCGTAAACTCGGCTTCACGGTGACGGAAAAGGTCGGCAAGACGGGCATTGTGGCCGTCTACAAGAACGGCGCCGGCCCGACGGTGCTGGTGCGCACCGAACTCGATGGCTTGCCGATGGAAGAGAAGACCGGTTTGCCCTACGCCAGCCGCGCCAGGGCGCTTGGCGACGGGCGCGAGAGTTTCGTGGCGCATAGCTGCGGTCACGACGTCCACATGTCGGCCTGGCTGGGCGCGGCGCGCACGCTGACCGAACTGAAGAACACCTGGAAGGGCACCCTGGTCTTCATCGGCCAGCCGGCCGAGGAAACCGTCTCGGGCGCGAAAGCGATGCTGGCCGACGGCCTCTTCACGCGCTTTCCGAAGCCCGACTATGCGTTTGCGCTGCATTCCTGGCCGCTGGCCCACGGCACGGTCGGCTACAACGTCGGCGCCGTGTCGTCGAACTCGGACGCGATCGAGATCGTGTTCAAGGGCCGCGGCGGCCACGGCTCGGCGCCCGATAAGTCCATCGACCCGATCGCGATCGCCGCGCGCTTCGTGGTCGACGTACAGACCGTGGTCAGCCGCGAGAAGGATCCGAAGGAATTCGGCGTGGTCACCATCGGTGCGATCCAGGGCGGCACGGTCGGCAACATCATTCCCGACAGCGTGCAGGTGCGCGGTACCATCCGCTCGTACAGCCCGGCGACCCGCGCCAGGCTGCTCGACGGCGTGCGCCGCGTGGCGACCGCCTCGGCCGCGATGGCGGGTGCTCCGGCACCCGACGTGCAGCTGATCGCAGGCGGCGCGGCCATTGTCAACAGCGAAGCCCTCGTGACCAGGACCGAAGCCGTGTTCAAGGATGCGTTTGGGGACGCCAAGGCCCAGCGCATGCCGGCCATGACGGCCAGCGAAGACTTTTCCATGTACGTCAACGAAGGCGTGCCGTCGATGTTCTTCTTCACCGGGGTGTACGACCCGAAGGCGGTGGCGGACGCCGAGCGCGAAGGCGGCAAGCCGATCGCCTTCAACCATTCGCCGTTTTACGCGCCGGTGCCGGAGCCGTCGATCAAGACGGCGGCACAGGCGATGAGTCTGGCGGTGTTGAATGTGATGGGGCGGTGAACATGCGTTGCCGAAACGCGTAGGGTAGGCGGCTCCATCGTGCTTGTGAAATCGACGCGGCCTATGCCCCGCCTACGCGTTCAACGCACGCGTGCATTGCGCGAACGCCCATGGGCTGGTTGAACGCGTAGGCGGCGTTGAGGGAACGTATGCCCGACCTGCGCGATATAGCCGCCTACCCTACTGGGCTCGGCCAGGCTGCGTTTTCGTAGGGTGGGCACTCGTGCCCACGCGGAACGTGGCACCGTGGCGGCCGTTTTACATTCGTTCCCCTTGCATGGTGGAGACGTATCCGGGTGAACCGCGATAGCGCGTCCGGTTTGATGGTGTTATCGCCGCGTTCGCCCGCCAACTTAACGCAAATATTCGCGTGGGCACGGAGTGCCCACCCTACTGGGGGCCGGCCAGTGCATTGCGCGAACGCGCATGGGCTGGTTGAACGCGTAGGCGGCGTTGAGGGAACGTATGCTCGACGCGCCCGATATAGCCGCCTACCCTACTGGGCTCGGCCAGGCTGCGTTTTCGTAGGGTGGGCACTCGTGCCCACGCGGAACGTGGCACCGTGGCGGCCGTTTTACATTCGTTCCCCTTGCATGGTGGAGACGTATCCGGGTGAACCGCGATAGCGCGTCCGGTTTGATGGTGTTATCGCCGCGTTCGCCCGCCAACTTAACGCAAATATTCGCGTGGGCACGGAGTGCCCACCCTACTGGGGGCCGGCCAGTGCATTGCGCGAACGCGCATGGGCTGGTTGAACGCGTAGGCGGCGTTGAGGGAACGTATGCCCGACCTACGCGATATAGCCGCCTACCCTACTGGGCTCGGCCAGGCTGCGTTGGCGTAGGGTGGGCACTCGTGCCCACGCGGAACGTGGCACCGTGGCGGCCGTTTTACATTCGTTCCCCCTGCATGGCGGAGACGTATCCGGGTGAACCGCGATAACGCGTCCGGTTTGATGGTGTTATCGCCGCGCTCGTCCGCCAACACAGCGCAAGTGTTCGCGTGGGCACGGAGTGCCCACTCTACTGGGGGCCGGCCAGGCTGCGCAGCTGG from Massilia sp. Se16.2.3 carries:
- a CDS encoding MerR family transcriptional regulator — protein: MTTSTAMEQDRITYRSGAAARLAGLPVETLRIWERRYDLSNAQRSERGQRLYSAEQVARLGLLKQLVDQGHAIGVLAALSREQLQAMLASAGAGVQAGSARVPVLLVGTGLARRVAAEREGFGLDVRASYASLEQVAEGEEGSGAQVLVVERSEIDETILPLLAAARAFSGVAAVVVLYRFCGSATIRALRAQGCLVVRVPGDLGELALLCRSALTGQRLPQPEAALESAAETVAPPRFDEEALAAMSAASKRLMCECPRHLSDLLMMLFSFERYSASCANRNPDDARLHAQLGQAAGQARMVLEQAMEKLAIAEGLPLPWERK
- a CDS encoding FAD-dependent monooxygenase gives rise to the protein MTTPTFTAHQISDVCIVGNGAIAKTAALGFAQAGHSVTLLVPPRPPGEGAASSGSEKPWDVRVYALNHTAQALLDSLKVWGALDGARVAPVDAMAVNGDGKNGGSLGFDAFGAHTGALAWIVEDSNLNDALDAALKFAHKVQVVSGVASCLTCGPEGAQVALEDGRKLDASLVVGADGRDSWVRGQCDIGIDYRSYHQRAIVTNFSCEKPHHGVAHQWFTCSDGIIALLPLPGNRVSLVWSAPETLAATLMDESMGELAVRLCEYADAPLGTLKPLQPEAVKSVPLALVRPHALVAPHVALIGDAAHAVHPLAGHGMNLGFGDIKDLLRVVAGREEHRSVGDERVLARYARARKEDVLLMQLATDGLERLFGANLEPLRVARNLGLNLLDKLPFVKRQLMAHALGK
- a CDS encoding DsbC family protein, with amino-acid sequence MVKTKIAALLALGMMASCVGAENSAEANIRKNIEPRLGGAKIQSIRQTPYSGLYELRVGGDILYADKKGQYLFIGHVYDAKSSQNLTRTRMEQLSKVKFSDLPLDLALKQVKGDGKRTIAVFEDPNCGYCKRLRQTTLKELDNVTIYTFMYNILNEDSIAKSRNIWCAPDKMQAWDDWMIDNKLPPAAAEDCKAPHEQVLELGQKLNIQGTPAIFFTDGTRIPGAVDLPALEAKLKSIKK
- a CDS encoding (2Fe-2S)-binding protein, giving the protein MVQLEINGRATQVDADPATPILWALRDNLNLTGTKFGCGAALCGACTVHLDGQPVRACVTPIGSAVGHRITTIEAMHQDPVGKAVQAAWIRHDVPQCGYCQSGQVMSATALLRTNKTPTDADIDAAMSGNICRCGTYQRIRAAIRMPPPPLA
- a CDS encoding NTP transferase domain-containing protein, whose product is MNPVGILLAAGRGRRFDPLGRQNKLLQALPGGDAVVVASARHLLAVLPRVVAVVPPEDGGVGEALRALGVEVTVCPDADSGMAASLVHAIRHSLPQADAWLVALGDMPHVAPATLRALLEALAAGAQIAAPTYRGQRGNPVAFGQGHLPALLALEGDAGARGLLRSCPVREVAVCDPGILRDIDTPADL
- a CDS encoding M61 family metallopeptidase, which codes for MKKTTQKKQPAIHYTIVPKDLAGHLFNVSVTVATPSADGQVFALPAWIPGSYMIREFARNIVRIRAEANGIPVALAKLDKHSWQAAPAEGPLTLHYEVYAWDLSVRAAHLDQTHGFFNGTSVFLRVLGQEAVAHTVDIQRPADPAAKQWRVATAMKEAGAKRYGFGTYIAADYDELIDHPVEMGDFALSTFKAHGIPHDIVITGRVPNLDMARLQADLKAICEAQIAFFEPSTKRAPMDRYVFMTMAVGDGYGGLEHRASTALICARGDLPGSATVQAGEPNEGYLKFLGLCSHEYFHTWNVKRIKPAAFAPYDLQAENYTPLLWLFEGFTSYYDDLMLVRAGIIGEPTYFKLLGKTVGSVLRGSGRTKQSVADSSFDAWSKYYRQDENSPNAIISYYTKGSLIALAFDLTIRAKTNGAKSLDDVMRALWERYGRDFYEGAGRGVTEQEVEALFDEVSGLKLRAMFDKYVRGTEDLPLAKLFAPLGVKLVDERKKGKPSLDASIGRDPLGAKLTQVHEGGAAHQAGLSALDVIIAIDGLRVSGNPPNVDALLARYRVGDKVVVHAFRRDELMAFDLTLQGERVPGITLSQAVPGKKSSPITRPSAV
- a CDS encoding amidohydrolase, yielding MKKTVAATVLASLALPVLAQSPAPLKNEVAARVNAMYPWLDTVYKDLHAHPEIAFQEVRTAGKLAGEMRKLGFTVTEKVGKTGIVAVYKNGAGPTVLVRTELDGLPMEEKTGLPYASRARALGDGRESFVAHSCGHDVHMSAWLGAARTLTELKNTWKGTLVFIGQPAEETVSGAKAMLADGLFTRFPKPDYAFALHSWPLAHGTVGYNVGAVSSNSDAIEIVFKGRGGHGSAPDKSIDPIAIAARFVVDVQTVVSREKDPKEFGVVTIGAIQGGTVGNIIPDSVQVRGTIRSYSPATRARLLDGVRRVATASAAMAGAPAPDVQLIAGGAAIVNSEALVTRTEAVFKDAFGDAKAQRMPAMTASEDFSMYVNEGVPSMFFFTGVYDPKAVADAEREGGKPIAFNHSPFYAPVPEPSIKTAAQAMSLAVLNVMGR